The genomic DNA TCTCCGAGATCGAGAAGGTCCCCTCCCTCGGTATTGTTTCATTCCAGGAATGTTTGTTCTCTTAGCAGAGACCTATGCATGAACCAAAAGTCCACCATTATAACCTCACAGATGACTCGGGTTAGTTATCAAATGACAAGAGCAAGCACGTGCCAACAATATATTCGACTACCTTCAACTGACGACCATGCAATTCAGATTCATTTAATAATAGAGCATTCTGAACAGCTTCAATCTCAACAAACTCAACATAAGCGAACCCTTTTGGTTGCCCAAACTTGTCAGTCAGAATAGTAACTCGGTTTACTGTTCCGCAGGATTGGAAGTGCTGTTGAACTTCTTCAGGAGTACAACCATAGTCTACCTGAAGTCAAGACATAAACATGTAAAAACACCATAGAGTGCCAGAAACATTGAATATACGAATATCTTCACTGTTTTCTCCATAAAAAGTTGGATTACCAAATGATAGAAAAGGCAAATAAAACAGTAGCGACTCGATTTAGATGGCAAATATAGGATAATGTGTTATCTTTTTCCCCTCTTGGAAAAAACATAATTCTAGTTCtctttcttattattattattattattattttccttttaggCAAATGGAGAACCATAATGCCCATAAAACCCATTATCTCCATATTAGGATCAAAATGACTACTAATTGGAGCCAAAGACATACAGCACTTTTGGCATCCCAGAATTCTTTGCATTAGTAGGTTGTGCTATGATCTTAATAAATTCTCAGGTGCAGGGCAATCTGAGAGCTCATTTTCTCAAAATCCTGGCCAAAGACTTTTCAACCTGACCATCTTATCAGCTTTTCTAAGCTGTAATTATTTCCGTGGCATCCAGTCAGCTATTACAACTCTGTATATCATCATAAAAAGTCTAGGGGAAGCATGTGACAGTTTACTCAATAGTCCTCCGGGTACAAACAAATTAACCCATATGTAACATAAGAATGACGCATTCATTCACCAATTAAAAGAGGAAACAGTAAGAGAAAGTCGTAAAAAATGGACACAACGCACATTGCCAACATATATTGAGCGAGAATCAACTTCCTCCTTTTCAGCTTGAGTTGCAGAAGTACTTGAGGAATCTTCTGGCATGTAAATGAAGCTGATGTTAGAACGAGTGACAAGTCCAAAGAAGTACAGCAGCGGAGCAGCAAGAGCGCATTAGGTAAGGAAAGAAATTTCAACAGGGATATGTACAATAGCGTCAAAGATTCCATATAAAGTAAATATCTGTAAATTGTAAGAGAGTGCATGCCAATATCATCGTTCGAAAGCATCGAAGATTCCATATAAAGCGTATACCCTAACAAATTGGAAATAAATGGGAACAGTTTCGAATATATTTACTATCGAAGCATGCGCGGCAGTAATTCCAACTTTCATCAAAATGAAAGTTCTAAGCCATGGTAATATTTGCAGCAGCAAGTTGTAGAAATTGCAAGATTGCAAATCATCAATTCTTTTAACTAAATccattatcattattattattattttatctgaTGATCAACCAAAGAAATTGAATCGTGTGCAAAAACAGACACTTCATACAGTATTTGGACAGCACGACATGCAACCGGCAACTACTTGAATGATTAACTGACAATCCTAGGGCTGAATTGGCAGTACTCATTCGTCCATTTGGATTTGGAGCACAAGCattaacattttatttttctgaatgATACGTCGGTCCAAGCTCCCTGCAGCTTGGTCTTGGTTGATGAGGGAACAGGTAGGAGCCCTGACAAACAATCGCTGGTGACTTAATGCTAGCGGGGTGAGTGCAAAGCAAACTAGCGGTTCATGCGGCAATAACAATCTTCTTCCAATAGAAGTGGCAGGCAGGCAGGCaggcaagcaagcaagcaaaccaATAGAAGATAGCTTCTTATTACAGTCttgagatgagatgagatgagatgagaaACATTGAAGGGAGAGCGGGGAGAAGAGAGACCTGGAGCAGCCTCCATCTCCTTCTCGACTTTCGCCTGCATCTCGCGGAGAGCACCAGCTTCTTCTTCGATCTCCTTGATCCTTTTCTTCATGTACTCCAAGTCCTGAGAAGTgaccaataaataaatataatgtgtatatatattatttcgtCTGTCTTCCCTTCCCATCAGCTCATAGATAGAAAAGCAAAGAGGTAGAGTGGTTTATTTGAACCTTGGAACTGGAGTTGGGGTTGGAATTGTCATTAGAGGTTGAATCAGGATACTCTTCGTAGTAATCGTCCGGGGCCCTGTCTCCGTCGCCGTCCATGTTCTCGGGAGCGTCGGGGACCTCCTCTCCTTCGAAGTCATCGTATTCTTGGTCTTCATGCTCGGTCGCCATCTGTATCTCAGGGGTTAGGGATAGGTTAGGGTTTCCGAGAGGCGGactgaggaggaggaggaggaggaggagaagagctcagagccttttattttcctcttcttcttttttctttttttttttcggtgtgtatattttttattttctttttcttttttcctttttttttttaaat from Punica granatum isolate Tunisia-2019 chromosome 2, ASM765513v2, whole genome shotgun sequence includes the following:
- the LOC116197501 gene encoding polyadenylate-binding protein 1-like isoform X2 — encoded protein: MATEHEDQEYDDFEGEEVPDAPENMDGDGDRAPDDYYEEYPDSTSNDNSNPNSSSKDLEYMKKRIKEIEEEAGALREMQAKVEKEMEAAPDSSSTSATQAEKEEVDSRSIYVGNVDYGCTPEEVQQHFQSCGTVNRVTILTDKFGQPKGFAYVEFVEIEAVQNALLLNESELHGRQLKVSAKRTNIPGMKQYRGRGPSRSRRPYMPGAPLFPPPYGYGRVPRFRRPMRFRPY
- the LOC116197501 gene encoding polyadenylate-binding protein 1-like isoform X1: MATEHEDQEYDDFEGEEVPDAPENMDGDGDRAPDDYYEEYPDSTSNDNSNPNSSSKDLEYMKKRIKEIEEEAGALREMQAKVEKEMEAAPEDSSSTSATQAEKEEVDSRSIYVGNVDYGCTPEEVQQHFQSCGTVNRVTILTDKFGQPKGFAYVEFVEIEAVQNALLLNESELHGRQLKVSAKRTNIPGMKQYRGRGPSRSRRPYMPGAPLFPPPYGYGRVPRFRRPMRFRPY